TTAATAAATAGGAAGGAGCCTCGTGACGCCGCAGCGTCGGGACGGCTTAGCGGCCCCCGAACGGCTCCCGCTGCGAGGATTCGTAATTTCGTGTATGTTCCAAACATTTGGCCGGTTGTTTCGGGCCACCTGGGTCACGTTTGATTCACACGTCATccaccctcccccccccccccccacccctccgtgacgaaaagaaataaaaaatcaaattcggTGGCCGCCGCACGCGCCGCAGTTGTCATTCAAATTTCCCGCCGCTTAGcttttatcattttaattGTGGGTCAATGGACGATTTAAGGTTACCGGCACCCCCTGAAATGAGATTTAACTCGGCGACGGACGTATATATGCTAATTTATCAAAGCTTTTCAAGTGATAAGAATTAGGGAGCTGCAGGATATTTGTGTTCGCATCGCGTAGCTGCACTCTCACAATTGCGTCGACGGATTTAAATTCCCCGCTTCCAACCCTTCTTCGCTCATGAATATCGCAGCCTAACTGCATTTCACTCGGTGTTTTCAACCGGCGTATAAAACTGCGTGCATCGAACGTCATTAAAACCGTTCAGACAGCTTCCGTTTCTcctgaaagatttttgaattcaGATCCTGCTGCGTCGCTTCGCTTTTGTCCCATATGATCACCGCTTCCGGTGTTCAAGAGCCTTATTTATTCCATTTCACGGTTCGGTAGATGAATGAAGTTAGTTTTCATACGCAAGGGAATTAAATCAACTTTGCAATTATGCCTTGCGCAGTCTACTCTCGATCCATGCTGCACATTGTATCAATTTTATACGTCGCAAATTCCTCTTTAATGCTATTCAAATAGAATTCATGAACCAGACTAATTACTCCAAAACGACTGCATACTCGCTTACTTCTGATACAATGCACACAATTAAgacctatacgtatatatttcatacaaCATGGATCAATACAAAATTTCTACGACCTAAAAATCACAGAGTATTCTTACATACTCACAGCGAGTATCTGACGCGTGACGGTCGATGATTTCCTTCCTCTGTGGAGGTTATATCCCAAATTGAAACGAGCTTTCTTGGCTAGTTGATTACCGACCGCTTTCACTCACAATGAGGCTTGTCTGGCCAACCGCCGGTTATATTACCAGCAGTGAGGTAGATTTTGCCACCAGACCTTGTTCGGGCAGCACTATACGGTTACTGGGTACTACACGGTGTAAAAATAAGAGGTCATCCGACCGCCCTGTACTCCCTGCAATATATTAGTGAAAACGAAATGCGCGGTGAATCGAAAGACCaaagattaaataaaattccatcgGTACGCTTtcttgataaaaagaaaacggtaATTACACTGAATCAGTCATGCAAAGGATGCACAGTAATAAATGTGTGGGGTAATGATAAAGTAATTACGcgttatgtataatattattattattatattaaaatatgtattaaaaatttaacgtGCCTCTTTTTACGTAGAGTATAGTTTGGCtcgcttttttttcaccctacTAGTCTTTACCATTTCCCGATTTTTCGTTTTAGTTGATTGACGCATTCTCATGACTTTATAGTAATGTAGACAGTATGCAATGACTTCTTCCTTACGCAAATCACATGGAAATGAGAACTCGCAATTTAGTAGATCGTCGTCAACTGTCGCctgatataaattatatacgcCATAGTCGAAGcgctgtttgaaaaataaaatgattgaatttaAGATCGACGCCAAACTTTTTCACAGCGCTGGACCacttttgaaatataatacGATCCTTGGGTGCACAAAAAAAGGAGATTGTTTTGTCAGCTCCCAGACATCCGCTTTGACAATCGGGCAAACAACAACAATTCTGTCATTATTGTTTACCTCATCCGTAAGATATCTTATATATTATCTTACCGAGGGCCAGTCGGACCACCTCTTATTTTTACACCATGGTACATACATTGAATGTCATATATTGATCAAGTAGAACTGTTAAAACACGATCCCATCGTTATCACCATGCGCGATATAGCTGGAATTTAGAAATATATACGCGATGATTCCAAATATTGGGtatgattttattattcgcGCTTGGATGACAGAACATGTATATGCACTATTACGTTTATAAATATAGTTCTTATTTACATAATGACAGTAAAAACGGtataattatatgaaatatgaaataatgaaGTTTCGTTCTTCTTCAGATCttatacattataaatatgtataataatatggaGGGGGTAAAACCGattagataaaatatttgtttaatttatttttctcttttctttatcGCGTTATTTTAAGTCACTTTTGTGTCAGACTATTAGGATCCTCAAATGTGCGCTTTTACTGCACCGCACTCCGATTGTTCTTTATCTCTAATTATATCTCGATTGCAGTATTCTGCATTAAACGCTGAGATTTCGGCAAAATGTTACCAACGCCTACGTtcacaaaattatatatttacgtaTCACTGATTATCTAGATTCAATCTTTGTGTTAAGTTTCGACATAAAGTCAACAGCCCGGTCGTCCCCCTTTCTGTGCTCCAGTGCGCGAATCGCGTCTGAATctgtaaaaaatcaatttcaaattcatcaatcCTGTCGCAAATATCGACAACTCTACTCGTGAATATCCGCCACGAAACTCACTGTGCATGGTTGGTCGAGAAAGTTTCAGATGAATCTGTTCCAGGGAATCGAAATCCCGGTCAGGACCAGTTTCCGGGATTTCGCCGAAGGCCAGGAAAGCCTCAGCCATGAATCTCGTCCTGAGAAAGTCTTTGTCCTTCACCTCAAACGCTATAATAGCCTCTTTCGTTTCCCTCAGCTCCGTCGTCAGTGCGCTGTTGCAACAAGAAAGGTTTCTCAAAATTCACGCTCGTAATTTCAACGAGAGATTTTCGTACAgcgtagaaaaatataaattccaCCTACATGCTGAAGGTTTCGTCGAAAAGCGGAAACAGGGTTTCTTTGTGGACTCGTGTCTTCGGTTGTTTTATGTGAACGAACCTCTCCTCTGGCAGCAGTCGTATTTTAACGTAAGGATCACATTTACCTGAAATAAAACATATATTACAGTTTCCGAGGCCAGTCGGATTCGTAAATTTTCGTGCATGAAACCAGTTTCCCGACGAATACAACTGTGCATGCAGAGATCATTTGCTATTGGCTATAAGGAAGACAGTCATATGTGACAATGTATGTACTACGGGACGATCCATCGACGTACACGCGTGTCTATTTGATGCTATTAATTATGAGACATTTTATGATTCATGCATTTTTCAACGAGTTTATTCAATCACTTGATCCTAGGTATCGAGGGCAGGCATTCAGGCAATGATCGAAActtttgatgagaaaaaacttattttcaaatgACGTACTTGACCTCCCGTCTTTCAGTTTCGTTTTAGTTTTTGATTTATAACGCAGTTTTCTCTCAAGAGTAGACATCTTGCctataaaatttgaacaataaaTTAACTGTGCAAAGAAAACAGGAGTGGAAAATTTACGGGGAATCTCTTTCAACTACCGCTGAATAActtataaaaatttgtgaaaaaatcaacAGCATATCACGAATCAATTAGGCTAGATTAAGCTCGACggtaaatgtaaaatatacttCGACTTTAAAGTGCAAAAAATATCTGCTTACCATTACTATCCATTGGCGTTAGATTCCTGGCGTTCATAATCTGAATGTTCAACGAATTATCGATAAAATATGCTCTAACGGTCAACTGTCCGTGTCTGGACTCCTCGATGGCTTTTTGCTCCTGCACCCTTTCCTGATTGTATCGATGAATCAACGCAGCCGTCTCGAGAccgtgaattttcaaaagctcctcgattttctcgagTATGTGAATATTCGACGTCTCGTCTGCCCCGAGATTGAAGAAACGAATTAAGGTGTGCAACGTCCGGTGAAGGTTAGCGTAGAACGAAGGTGGCCTCCTCCTCTGCAAACCGATACACAAAAATTAAGCACAACATGGATCTTCGCTCGATTTGTTAATATAAGCATAGATTGAGGCGTTGGTTACACTTTAAGTTTAGTTTAAAAACAACGAACTGAACGAAACTTTTCACAGATCCATCCATCCACCATCGTCGAGTCAACTCACCTCCAAATTATTGTTAACAAGATCGTACAACGTCTTCGACATAATTTCCCAAATGACTAGAAGCACTCTCTCGAAATTGGTCTCGTTCAAGTTATCATGAAGAGTGGTGATGTTGGAATCGAGATACTGGAGAAGCCTGTCCATGGCGTTGCTCGTTGTGTCGATCAGTTCGGCACCTTCTTCCAAGTACCTGCTCATCGCCGGGGTCATTTTGCTCGCGACAACCTCGAGCAACTCGATAATCTTGTTGCTCACTGTGTCGGTGGCGTTGTCGATGACCAGCTGAAGCGTTTGCCGACACCGTTCAGCCTCCTGCTGAGTTTTGTTAGCCGCCAGGCACTCGACTATGCTCTGAAGTCCCAAGTCCTCGGCAAGGGGACCGATCGATGTGCGGATGTAGTCGATGTTGTTAATGGCGAAGCACCACGCGTTTGAGACCTCGAACTTCTTCTCGTACACGCTGCTGTTATTCTCCAAGTCGTATTCCTGCTGTGTCGCCTCTTCCGCCTTTCTCGCCATCTTATCCGCGTATTCCACAGAGCATCTGCAGATATCCTAGAACACGAAGACGGTTCTTATCATTTCTTCCGGGTGCCAGAGAGCCTTCCGTCCGGATTTGCACTCTGTGAAGATGGAAGACTCACGTCGATTATTTTTGCGATGAAAGTGTAAGACCCTTCGACGTCTGGCCAGGCCAACTGAGTCCAGAAAACCTTGATTTGGTAGAATATTGTCAACGTGTCAACGGCACTTGAGCTGTACTGAACACTCGAGTCTACCGGCTGCAATGTGTCAAATTCAACGGCACGATCTATCCGGCGTAAGGCCTTGAAGACCGCGATGTCGAGCCAATGCGCAACTCCGGCGCGAAACCACTCGTGGTAACTTTGAATCTTCATGTACTCCAGGCCATCAGCGCACAGGACGTGACCGAGTCTAAAATGCGAATCAGTTTAAGGATAGAACACAGCTGTACGGAATAAAACGACGTGGGGTCAAATTCATCGCATGCCTACTCACATTGCGTATCTTTGTAGAGTTAAATACAGCTCGAAAAGTGTCGTCCCCAAGGCCAATTCTTCGCTCGTTCCATCGCTGTTCTCGATTTCGATTCTCTTTAACCTCGCGCACACGTCTTCGACGATGATCATGCACATGTCGCTGATCCTCTTCTCGTAATGAACGTACAACGTTCTCGCGTAAGGGAAATTTACTTGCCTGAAAATCATTAAATGTGGTTTCTGAACAACCTTAGCTTGGTAATGTAATTCAATGCTTCATGGGATACACTTATCGAACTTCCATACTATCTTTATGCTCGGATGAATTCTCGGAGAAACTGTCACGTCTACTCACTTTATGAAGACCTTGTCGTAGAACTCTATGGCTCGTTGTAAATCGGCCCTGATCAGCTGTATAACTTTAATGTAGTACTTGAGCATATCTTCGTCCTCTACTCCGTCCGCTGAATTGTTTTTCAGTACGTAGTCATACCTGTCAGAATGCAAAGATGACTTGTACTCAAATACTATTCAGCTTCAACGAGACTTCGGTGCAGTTCGTAAAATGATAATGACCGAAGTCGCGAAACAAGCAAGCGCTCGTCTTTGAACCTACCATTCCTCAGCCCCCTGGATAACCGTATCCTGTAGAGCTTGCAGCACATCCGCTCTCGGCCCCTCAGGCTGGGGAAGCCATCCATACATGTTTGCAGGGAAAAGGTCAAGGTCTTCCGGCTTTTGCAAAGAGTCTATGGACGACAGGATGCTGAAATACAGACATAATTACTTGTTTCGTTCCAAAACAGATCAGTGATTATAAACCAACGCAGCCGGAGCAGCAATGTCTTACCCCAAAATTGCGCCGAGCTGATTAATGGTGTTCTTATCACCCGCGGTGGATCTTCGAAGTTTTCTAACGCTGTTCAAGCAGGAGTGCAAGAGCTTTTTGGTCGAATCCCAGAAAAGTCGTATCTCGTCGTCGGAGAATAGGTTGTTTTCCATGGGCCTCAACAGGTCAAGCGCCAGCTTATTGAACAATGTGAAGCTGAGAGGGTGTTCCTGGTGCACCCTGATGTACTCGACCCACTGTGCCAAGGTCACGTTGCGGGCGAGAAGCCCACGCTGAGCACTGTGCTGCAGTATTATCGCCTCGGCTGGGCCCGACCAACGGCCGCACCAGCAATACTTCTCGATTTTCTGCGACTCGATTtcgtggaggaggaggatgcgCAGAAGGTGTCTGTGCTCCTGGGCAGCTACCTGGGCGTTGTGTTCCGCACTGAAGGCTAACTTCAGACGAACAACACCGCGACGTTTCgacttgttctttttctccagAGAATACCACATCGTATGACCAGTCACTGGAATATCCTGGATAAAGGTTCCAATGGGAATGCAATTAAATTTAATGGTGTAGTCAGGGTTGAGATTTTCTAAATTCAGATTTCGACGCGGTAAGGACGAGTCGAAATGGAGAACGGAAATTCACCTTCAGGGATATTTGGCACTTTCCGATGAATTCATTGTCGTGATTACCGGTTGTCGCAGTCAGTGCAATTTCTTTGGCAAGTTTAACCAGTCCACGAACACCCTTGACGTCCTTTACCTTGCTCATCTTTTCCGGCACTGTTTCGGCCGCATCGAAATCCCTGTTGATCACAAAAAAGAATATCAGACGTGTGATTGTTGATTGCAAGACAACAAAAATTGATCAGCCACGTGGTCATTAACCAGATGGATTGTGCTCTAATGAAGCATCGTCGCCGTCTTGTGACTTCAGATAACGTAGAAAGGAAATCGTTCAAAGTTCACTAAGAATTGAAACTCGGAGATGATGAACAATTAATGCGTGTTCTCACATGTTCACGACGGTTGATGGCTTATATTAGcgtcgtgaaaaataaatgtttaggACTGATGCTAATATGCTCCGAGTGTTTAAAATTGACTTGAACAAATGTGCGAGAGCGAAATTGAGAAGCGTTCGATCAACTTACCATACTTCAAGATTGAGCACATCGTTCTCAGCATCTTCCAACGGTCTGAATGGCAGAAAGAAATCACGTCAAAGAGGTTTAGCAACAGTTTCAAAACTCTAAATTTGAACGGTGACAATCAACTTACAGCTCAAAGTGTTCCTCCCATACAGGACTCAGTGTCGAGGTCTTTACTGCAGTGTTGTACCTCCTCGTAGGTACAGACTCGAGGTACAGAGCACAGAAGGGGTCGCTTTTTCCATCGGCATCCTTGGATACCAGCTCCTTTGCTTCTATGACTTCAACGTTGAGATGCATTTCTGGAGGCTGGATTAAGACGCGCGATTACTCTTTTGGAAAAACCCGATTTTTTTGCCTCGAAGGTTCTTTTAAGAAAAGTAACATCCCCAAGTAATATCAGGGCAGAACTAATACCTCCATATTTTGAGCTTGCTCGAGGACCTGTTCATGGGTCTGATTATCGATCTTGAAGGCGCCCTGCAAGTGATTCAAAAGCGTTTCCTGACTGCACTCATTTGTAACGTCGAAGCCGATTTGATGCTGGGTCAGGTATACCAGTGACGCGTAGAGTTCTTCGACCTGAAAATTAATAACCATATCTGAAAATACGCAACTTGAAAAAGTGTACATCctgtgaatttttatcgaGGCATTAAAATCTCCCGCTTAATTCGATGTAAGCCATTCTCCTTCTGCCGATAGAACACAACGCGTACGTGCAATTCTCAAATACAGTGGTCTAAAAGTAACTTGAACTATTGTAAACGTCGACGGAAACCTCAAGAGGCGAAGTACTGGACTGTGGAAATTCATTCTGGACTACTGATATTGCACTTGAGAAATAGTAATGGTATCCAAGCAGCGTTCTGAATTATTCGCATTGTTTCAATACATGCAAACGCTCTCTCGTGATATTGATCAAAAGTCATCCGATAAACTAGCTGGGGTCAACTCCTCGTATTCGTAACTCACTGTCATGGCCTGTATCAGTGCGTGCGTTCTTCGTTCCAACTCAGCTTTGGGCACACCCCGAAAGGTGTTCCTCTTCCTGATAAGAGTGTTCGCCCCACCGGGCGTGGCGGGCCGAATAACCATAATTACGTTAGGGGTGGGAGCTGTATCTTTAATTAAAAGTTCTTTGAGGTTTTCGAGTCACTTTGTTCACTTCTCGTCATCGTCGAAAGTCTCACTTTCAGCACCGCGCACTTGGGAAATACAGGAATAACGATTTTAAGCACTAGGTCGTAATCCTGGTTCTGGCGACGAGTTTATAAGAGGCATTAGACTAGCGAGAGATGGTGACCATAAAAATTACTTGTAAAGCCGAAAGTTATCCTGACACGCTTTACACAAACTTGACGAATTTATATCAGAGTTCATCCGCGAATCGGTTAAAGTCAACTAACTTTATTTTGTAACTGTTATACGGCTATCAAATGAATGTTAAATCTCTTTGATAAGGATTTAAACTTTGACCATTAAACACGTAATCGCTACACTTCACGGACTTGATATACTTCGATTGCCGTACAGTAGAGCgtttaaatttaatcatgTATTGCAACGGGTGCATAAAATCCATTCAACAAATACGAGCATAAATATTGTTTCATGAAAATGAGGTCATTTCTTTACTTCGTTCATAGACGCATTCTGCAACTCGAGAGAATGTCGTGAGAGAAATTATGGACGCGGAACGAATGGATGAAAGTGTGAACTCCTCGAGTGAGTCTTTGAGCTCATTTTCCCGTTTGAaaaaagagttgaaaaattcccCACATGTCACAGATTCAGACAAAGGCGACCCGGCAGCAAGAATTCGCTACCGCCTACCCGAAATACTTGGTACTCTGCCACACGCTAAAtggcgggaaaaaaaaatggctgaAAAGACGCCTCAACGACTTTTCTCTTTCGATCGCTTCGCGAAagcgtattatatgtattgtgCACGCGAAAATTTGTCCACGTAATTTTTGCAAGAACTGAATCTGTGCTAAATTATACTGTTTTTGCGAAGTCGGATAAGCACGTCAGCTGGAAAGAGACGATCACTTGTGTAAGTGGATTCGATGCACCCGAGGCGAAAATTTACTGGCAATCTCAGAGTTAGTCTGCCCTAGACCGCGAGAACTAAATTGTTCGTCTAGATGCAGAAATAGTTTGACTTTGGTTCGAAGTGGCGTCTTGTCCCAGAAATCTAGAAACCCCTTTGCTcggaaatatattttaaataaagaGACGTGAGAAGCTAGGAAATAGAATTTTCGGTGCACAATTAGAGACCATAAAATTAGGAAACGCGAAAAAGGAAAACACGTGATCAGCTTTTCTCCGCCAGAAGGTCGTAGTCCTTCAATTGAACGCTGGTTTGACGCGTTTCTCGGATAGAACTTTGACGCATAATCACTTAATTGCTGTCACATTGACTCTCATTGGACGCAATTGTTCAAATGCAACGCAGTTGTTTGCCTGCCATTTCAAATAGGATACGACCCAGATCGTTTAAAATCTATGCTTGCGTTGTCGGATTTGCTAGAGTGAATATTACCCGCGAACCACGTCGGTTAGAATGAACGTTGCGATACGGAGTCGACATCAAACTTTCTGCTGTGGTTTTCAACAGGAAAATAACGTTAACGTTGACGGATGAGTGTTATTTTAAAGTACGACATTACTTTCGTGATGTACACTTGCGAACGGTCCAAGGATTAACCGTTTCAGCATTCGAAAGATACGCAAGTTGGCCAAGGCTCTTTTGAAAAGCTGTTTACTGCTTGATTTTCGAGTACATAGTTAGCAAATATACATCGTAACTCGACTGCTCCTTAATTTGAATATACCAACAACCAGTGCAAAGAGACTTCTGCACTTGAATTAACAACCAAATAGATACCCAGTATCAGGCACGTCATTCGGATTCATTTTTAAACCAGGCTCCTGACAATTTGCCAATTTTTGTTAACATTTCTCCGGCTGTGATGTAACCTACTTTTCGAGGCTGGTTTAGTTCAGTTAAATGCACCAAATTCTCACGAAGGATTCATCGGAAGAAAGAGGATCATTCTCACGAAGGAAAATACTTCAGACGTTTAAAGTGTTCTAATAACTAGGCGTATTAAAAGCTGATCCGTGACATCAACCGGAGCATtctcatttaaaaaaatgcctttctattattttgtttccgtacttcgtttttttcaaaccgcGTCCGCAAAATATGGGCTGGACTGTTCACACGAATCAATTTATGTAACAACTACAGTACAGTTTTATTCAACCTTGCACACACATGATACAACgccaaaaaactttttcgcTAAATATTAACGGTGTCGCTCATCGTACATTCCCATGTCACTTATCGTCTGACAAAAACGGTGAAGTGTACCCAATTAACGAAATCCTTTACCCGCAAAACACGTGATCTCAGTGGCCTCTTTGTACGAAGTATACCTTATTTTGTAACGAGTTTCGACCCCATCAATCGCACCGCGCTATCGAAACCTATGAATACTACATGCCCTGACTCCCTATCCTTTACGTAATTGATTACAACTCCCATTATAATGCCTCCGTGAAACGCATCGTCAGGTGAAAGGAACAGGGTCGAAGAAGCCACCAACGCTTCGATCCCGGCTCGACTGCAGAAAGCCGAAAATCTAATGGAAACCGTCAGTTACCGCGTGAAACCACATTGATCGTTGATTAAGGATTCACTTGTGCAGGTCGCGGAACCGGAGGACCAGGGCCACGAAGAAGAGACGACATCGTGGCGAACGCGAACTCCACACTGCCGGGAATAGACGGCTCGCCTCGACAGAGGCTCATCTACGTCGACGATTCTATCGCTCTCCGTGACGGTGTATCAACGACGCCCTACGTCATCCCCCACACAACCGGCGAGGCGTCAACGAAATAGATTAGACTTAAGCGATCAGCTGATCGAGTCGAATACAGTTTCGACCGGTCTTAAGTGGTACTTCGCTTTGCACGAGGGTGAAATATCCTCTTTCTTACCTATTTTTATTCAGGATCCGGAAATCACTTCAATTCTATTCACAGTACTTCATCAAAAGTATTAGGAAATAACATAGTTCTGAAAATGTAGCAAAAGTTTATCGAATGATTTTACggatggttaaaaaaaaaactaaagaaaaaagttagcTCTGTTTTGACGAACGAGAGTTAGAATTACTGACTGGAATTTTGTAGACTCGAATTGATTATGTGTTTGGTGggaaacttttatttttaatcattaccAATGAGAAGAGACGCGATAATGACATAATATTGCATAATTAACCGTTACGCAATTTGACAGACAGTCAAATGTAGATTGGAGGTCCTATAACTATAAGCTAGGAAGTTCCCAATTGGCGCAGAGCGTAATGTTGTAAATTGATTACTACATTATTTTACTCGTACTTTGACCTCGATCTCGACTATCTGCATCCGACAGTCTGGAGCTTATTAAGGCGAAGGGTGTAATGAAAAGGTCGTAAAGTGTTGAGATtattaatattgaataatcGACTCCCTTTGTCTGGCAATTCCTCGTGTAAGCTCGGAGAATCA
This genomic stretch from Neodiprion pinetum isolate iyNeoPine1 chromosome 6, iyNeoPine1.2, whole genome shotgun sequence harbors:
- the stac gene encoding protein unc-13 homolog 4B isoform X2, giving the protein MILTKKAVWKKVKSNDIELKNDPKKCNFNKSLYNINMEDSILTDSRYIPIASEFPYIRTPYKSAKASTSYSMNTNSMDSFVLVTEYEAGTAKEFGIEEWEIARRRDLAESLIISGMLQKRCKPKKKSYCWFKFKKHLKKVGIKVQPGIEIGDLRNAKMTDIGKKHPYWTIAALSARMSQPAELKPVTVASGYWKFAAHNFIHNNRIQAADGGFFENLGTLFAAKARAQAEAEGPIPTPNEDEQEKELSDEEGSVHEPTEALLESDSDRDENEHSHNLIIESVGWNVEELYASLVYLTQHQIGFDVTNECSQETLLNHLQGAFKIDNQTHEQVLEQAQNMEPPEMHLNVEVIEAKELVSKDADGKSDPFCALYLESVPTRRYNTAVKTSTLSPVWEEHFELPLEDAENDVLNLEVWDFDAAETVPEKMSKVKDVKGVRGLVKLAKEIALTATTGNHDNEFIGKCQISLKDIPVTGHTMWYSLEKKNKSKRRGVVRLKLAFSAEHNAQVAAQEHRHLLRILLLHEIESQKIEKYCWCGRWSGPAEAIILQHSAQRGLLARNVTLAQWVEYIRVHQEHPLSFTLFNKLALDLLRPMENNLFSDDEIRLFWDSTKKLLHSCLNSVRKLRRSTAGDKNTINQLGAILGILSSIDSLQKPEDLDLFPANMYGWLPQPEGPRADVLQALQDTVIQGAEEWYDYVLKNNSADGVEDEDMLKYYIKVIQLIRADLQRAIEFYDKVFIKQVNFPYARTLYVHYEKRISDMCMIIVEDVCARLKRIEIENSDGTSEELALGTTLFELYLTLQRYAILGHVLCADGLEYMKIQSYHEWFRAGVAHWLDIAVFKALRRIDRAVEFDTLQPVDSSVQYSSSAVDTLTIFYQIKVFWTQLAWPDVEGSYTFIAKIIDDICRCSVEYADKMARKAEEATQQEYDLENNSSVYEKKFEVSNAWCFAINNIDYIRTSIGPLAEDLGLQSIVECLAANKTQQEAERCRQTLQLVIDNATDTVSNKIIELLEVVASKMTPAMSRYLEEGAELIDTTSNAMDRLLQYLDSNITTLHDNLNETNFERVLLVIWEIMSKTLYDLVNNNLERRRPPSFYANLHRTLHTLIRFFNLGADETSNIHILEKIEELLKIHGLETAALIHRYNQERVQEQKAIEESRHGQLTVRAYFIDNSLNIQIMNARNLTPMDSNGKCDPYVKIRLLPEERFVHIKQPKTRVHKETLFPLFDETFSIALTTELRETKEAIIAFEVKDKDFLRTRFMAEAFLAFGEIPETGPDRDFDSLEQIHLKLSRPTMHNSDAIRALEHRKGDDRAVDFMSKLNTKIESR
- the stac gene encoding protein unc-13 homolog 4B isoform X3; translated protein: MILTKKAVWKKVKSNDIELKNDPKKCNFNKSLYNINMEDSILTDSRYIPIASEFPYIRTPYKSAKASTSYSMNTNSMDSFVLVTEYEAGTAKEFGIEEWEIARRRDLAESLIISGMLQKRCKPKKKSYCWFKFKKHLKKVGIKVQPGIEIGIQAADGGFFENLGTLFAAKARAQAEAEGPIPTPNEDEQEKELSDEEGSVHEPTEALLESDSDRDENEHSHNLIIESVGWNVEELYASLVYLTQHQIGFDVTNECSQETLLNHLQGAFKIDNQTHEQVLEQAQNMEPPEMHLNVEVIEAKELVSKDADGKSDPFCALYLESVPTRRYNTAVKTSTLSPVWEEHFELPLEDAENDVLNLEVWDFDAAETVPEKMSKVKDVKGVRGLVKLAKEIALTATTGNHDNEFIGKCQISLKDIPVTGHTMWYSLEKKNKSKRRGVVRLKLAFSAEHNAQVAAQEHRHLLRILLLHEIESQKIEKYCWCGRWSGPAEAIILQHSAQRGLLARNVTLAQWVEYIRVHQEHPLSFTLFNKLALDLLRPMENNLFSDDEIRLFWDSTKKLLHSCLNSVRKLRRSTAGDKNTINQLGAILGILSSIDSLQKPEDLDLFPANMYGWLPQPEGPRADVLQALQDTVIQGAEEWYDYVLKNNSADGVEDEDMLKYYIKVIQLIRADLQRAIEFYDKVFIKQVNFPYARTLYVHYEKRISDMCMIIVEDVCARLKRIEIENSDGTSEELALGTTLFELYLTLQRYAILGHVLCADGLEYMKIQSYHEWFRAGVAHWLDIAVFKALRRIDRAVEFDTLQPVDSSVQYSSSAVDTLTIFYQIKVFWTQLAWPDVEGSYTFIAKIIDDICRCSVEYADKMARKAEEATQQEYDLENNSSVYEKKFEVSNAWCFAINNIDYIRTSIGPLAEDLGLQSIVECLAANKTQQEAERCRQTLQLVIDNATDTVSNKIIELLEVVASKMTPAMSRYLEEGAELIDTTSNAMDRLLQYLDSNITTLHDNLNETNFERVLLVIWEIMSKTLYDLVNNNLERRRPPSFYANLHRTLHTLIRFFNLGADETSNIHILEKIEELLKIHGLETAALIHRYNQERVQEQKAIEESRHGQLTVRAYFIDNSLNIQIMNARNLTPMDSNGKMSTLERKLRYKSKTKTKLKDGRSSKCDPYVKIRLLPEERFVHIKQPKTRVHKETLFPLFDETFSIALTTELRETKEAIIAFEVKDKDFLRTRFMAEAFLAFGEIPETGPDRDFDSLEQIHLKLSRPTMHNSDAIRALEHRKGDDRAVDFMSKLNTKIESR